A window of the Paenibacillus woosongensis genome harbors these coding sequences:
- a CDS encoding recombinase family protein, whose protein sequence is MGYTVEVIKANRKLSDRVGGRPDRLRVAPYARVSTDTEEQLSSYKSQVAHYTDMVSQRNDWILVDIYADEAITGTQVKKRDDFQRLIKDCMDGKIDMVITKSISRFARNTVDTLKYVRMLKERNVAVFFEKENINTLTMDGELLLTILSSVAQQEVENISSIVKMGLKMKMQRGELVGFQSCLGYDYDPVTKQISVNEEEAKIVRYIFERYISGVGAYVIAKELMEFGYKTKRGNPEWNDTTVLGIIKNEKYKGDLLQGKTFTLDPISKRRLENHGEEDQYYIKNHHEPIVSEEVFNKAQDILHRRGKNRGKLKQGSKREKYSRKFAFSSKLECAFCGSNFSRRSWNSGTSHEKTIWQCTTNTKKGKRFCPHSKGIEEKIIEGAFIETYKLVCSNHKDVLDELLIRMESVFSDQNNQKQLNKIINEIQAIEHKRCKLIDLHLEEKIDRPTYERKFEELESTLTELLDEREGLEEAAQEEINIEKRIEHFRKVLQTNAILSTFDRNVFESVVDKVIIGESLNEGNPNPYKLTFIYKTGFTSSVQAKMGRQNRKKPSVNERSDSCSYSQLNTCGVLLTVGLERDIIRRCLGEK, encoded by the coding sequence ATGGGGTATACAGTTGAAGTAATCAAAGCCAATCGGAAGCTATCAGATCGTGTTGGAGGAAGGCCAGACCGTCTGCGCGTTGCTCCTTATGCCAGAGTGAGTACCGACACGGAAGAACAGTTAAGCAGCTATAAGTCGCAAGTTGCTCACTATACAGATATGGTTAGCCAACGAAACGATTGGATATTGGTGGACATTTACGCGGATGAAGCTATCACGGGAACCCAAGTGAAGAAACGTGATGATTTTCAACGGCTGATAAAGGATTGCATGGATGGCAAAATTGATATGGTTATTACCAAGTCCATTTCAAGGTTTGCCAGAAATACTGTGGACACTTTGAAATATGTTCGCATGTTGAAAGAAAGAAACGTCGCTGTATTTTTTGAGAAAGAGAATATCAACACGCTTACTATGGATGGGGAATTGTTACTAACCATTTTAAGTTCGGTTGCTCAACAAGAGGTTGAGAATATTTCTTCTATTGTAAAAATGGGCTTGAAAATGAAAATGCAACGTGGGGAACTGGTTGGATTTCAAAGCTGCCTTGGATATGACTATGATCCCGTTACCAAACAGATATCGGTAAACGAAGAAGAAGCTAAGATTGTACGCTACATCTTTGAGCGCTATATTTCTGGTGTTGGTGCATACGTGATTGCAAAAGAACTGATGGAATTCGGATATAAGACGAAAAGAGGGAATCCCGAATGGAATGATACAACTGTTCTAGGCATTATTAAGAATGAGAAATATAAAGGTGATCTCCTTCAGGGAAAGACGTTTACTCTCGATCCGATTTCCAAGCGCAGACTTGAAAATCATGGTGAGGAAGATCAATACTACATCAAAAATCATCATGAGCCAATTGTCAGCGAAGAAGTCTTTAACAAGGCACAGGATATATTGCACCGTAGAGGAAAAAATCGCGGGAAGCTTAAACAAGGCAGTAAACGGGAAAAATACAGTAGGAAATTCGCTTTTAGCAGCAAGTTGGAATGTGCGTTCTGTGGTTCCAACTTCTCTCGGCGGAGTTGGAATAGTGGTACATCGCATGAAAAGACAATTTGGCAGTGTACCACTAACACGAAGAAGGGAAAAAGATTTTGTCCGCACAGCAAAGGAATAGAAGAAAAAATTATTGAAGGTGCATTTATTGAAACGTACAAATTAGTTTGTAGTAATCATAAGGATGTGTTAGACGAATTATTAATCAGAATGGAATCCGTATTTAGTGACCAGAACAATCAAAAACAATTGAACAAAATTATAAATGAAATCCAGGCGATTGAACATAAGCGCTGTAAACTGATCGACTTGCATCTGGAAGAAAAAATAGACCGCCCAACATATGAGCGTAAGTTTGAGGAACTCGAATCCACGTTGACCGAACTGCTCGACGAAAGAGAGGGATTGGAGGAAGCGGCGCAAGAAGAAATCAATATCGAGAAAAGAATTGAACATTTCCGCAAAGTGCTTCAAACGAATGCCATCCTGTCTACATTTGACCGGAATGTGTTTGAGAGCGTCGTTGATAAAGTTATAATTGGAGAGAGCCTTAATGAAGGTAACCCTAATCCTTATAAGCTAACTTTTATCTATAAAACAGGCTTTACGAGCAGCGTTCAAGCCAAGATGGGCAGGCAAAATCGAAAAAAGCCCTCAGTAAATGAAAGGAGTGATTCATGTTCCTATTCCCAACTCAACACATGTGGAGTGCTGCTCACTGTTGGTTTGGAGCGGGACATAATTCGGAGATGTCTTGGCGAAAAATAG
- a CDS encoding PD-(D/E)XK nuclease family protein has protein sequence MKSVFSRLFQVLNSSSGQPHEDFLTEVFAELLCDQETMIDFLGKVLEIPVQEAEHSSITTQVTFPALPHHQMDSRPDMVIRFYEGQKPYVLFIESKLGSPEGTDQLSRYADHLGVLTNQGTKCYLIYLTQYSDEKDASLVLANHNNIVFRQLRWFQIFKWMKQLESKNIYASKVLDYMEEIGLKDNRQFTPVDVYAIQNMNRLQRMMDECMDGVVDGVMTKHFGKAIQQSNRHTQLKYMERYVKASEQEGRATEVVVGFYLTDDDYPIVSVAYEFCEGRCPNFPKVVAAMQNFIATHSGWETFDLNTDAEWQGISCDRSLVDFLHYEDHINEIQKFFLEKLNELHDIKVKNPDLHWK, from the coding sequence ATGAAAAGCGTATTTTCACGACTATTTCAGGTGTTAAATAGCAGCAGCGGCCAACCCCACGAGGACTTTTTGACTGAAGTGTTCGCCGAACTTCTCTGTGATCAGGAGACGATGATCGATTTTCTTGGAAAAGTATTAGAAATACCGGTGCAGGAAGCGGAGCATTCATCTATTACAACACAAGTTACTTTTCCGGCTTTGCCCCATCATCAAATGGATAGCCGCCCGGATATGGTGATACGATTTTACGAAGGACAGAAACCATATGTTTTGTTCATCGAAAGCAAGCTAGGCTCTCCGGAAGGAACAGATCAACTGTCTAGATATGCGGACCACCTCGGTGTACTCACTAATCAAGGAACGAAATGTTATTTAATTTACTTAACTCAATATTCTGATGAAAAGGATGCTTCGCTCGTTTTAGCGAATCACAACAACATAGTTTTCAGGCAGCTGCGGTGGTTTCAAATTTTCAAGTGGATGAAGCAGTTGGAATCGAAGAATATCTATGCGTCCAAAGTATTGGATTATATGGAGGAGATCGGATTGAAAGATAATCGGCAGTTCACACCAGTTGACGTATATGCTATTCAAAATATGAATCGGCTACAACGCATGATGGACGAGTGTATGGATGGAGTAGTAGACGGTGTGATGACCAAACATTTCGGTAAGGCAATTCAGCAAAGCAACCGTCATACTCAGTTAAAGTACATGGAACGGTACGTTAAAGCTAGCGAGCAGGAGGGTCGAGCCACCGAGGTGGTTGTTGGTTTTTACTTAACAGATGACGATTACCCCATTGTTTCCGTTGCTTATGAATTCTGTGAAGGACGCTGCCCAAACTTTCCTAAAGTTGTGGCAGCCATGCAGAACTTTATTGCTACACATTCGGGCTGGGAAACTTTCGATCTAAACACTGATGCAGAATGGCAAGGGATTTCTTGTGATCGTAGTTTAGTCGATTTTCTTCATTACGAAGATCACATCAACGAAATTCAAAAGTTTTTCCTGGAGAAATTAAATGAGCTTCATGATATCAAAGTTAAAAATCCAGACTTACACTGGAAATAA
- a CDS encoding TetR/AcrR family transcriptional regulator: MEKQIDPRILRTRKLIMDAFIELTKKTDFNDITIGDITSAATVNRATFYNHFMDKYDLLEKVLSESVMREVLQEVSMHEVINEETIKSIFISIIKFHTSVGNQCQRSYEAFTPQIETIFKKELQAFFSECAQRQWSNQNRLEIETFAVMLSWSLYGAAMYWMQNRTTKPEDYVKQILHIIKLEYTDEGNAN; encoded by the coding sequence ATGGAAAAACAGATCGATCCCCGTATTCTTCGCACTCGTAAGCTCATTATGGACGCATTTATTGAGTTAACAAAGAAAACAGATTTTAATGACATCACAATCGGGGATATTACATCTGCCGCAACGGTTAATCGCGCAACCTTTTATAATCATTTCATGGACAAATATGACTTGCTTGAAAAAGTGCTAAGTGAAAGCGTGATGAGAGAGGTCCTTCAAGAAGTTAGTATGCATGAGGTCATTAACGAAGAGACGATTAAGTCGATCTTTATCTCGATTATTAAGTTCCACACATCGGTTGGTAACCAGTGTCAGCGAAGTTATGAAGCTTTTACACCCCAAATAGAAACGATCTTTAAAAAGGAACTCCAAGCCTTTTTTTCAGAGTGTGCACAAAGACAATGGTCTAATCAAAATCGATTAGAAATAGAGACTTTTGCGGTGATGTTAAGCTGGTCACTCTATGGGGCTGCAATGTATTGGATGCAAAATCGCACGACAAAACCAGAAGATTACGTAAAGCAAATATTGCATATCATCAAACTGGAATATACAGATGAAGGAAATGCAAATTAG
- a CDS encoding LLM class flavin-dependent oxidoreductase gives MVEFEFGVYSLGERISDASGNIPNAHSRVEAIIQMAKMADEAGLDIFGVGEHHRLDFVTSSYAMLLAAIARETKNIKLTSTLSVISTADPVRVYEDFATLDLLSNGRTEIIVGRGAFLESFSLFGESLDDYDELFDEKLHLFMKLQEEEVVSWQGKFRSSLQNAQIAPRPVQKKLPLWIGVGGTPASAVRAGRLGVNMALGLLSGRPESSKPLVDLYWQAAREAGHDLSKLRVSVSGHSYIAQTGEQAITEFVSHYNQYFGYFLKERGQHFRTTEEELTPQRAAGQILAVGSAEELAEKILHQHELFGHSRFMGQFDLGGQPLSRVEKAMDLLANKVAPMVRRALSK, from the coding sequence ATGGTCGAATTTGAGTTCGGAGTGTATTCATTAGGAGAACGAATATCTGATGCAAGTGGAAATATCCCTAACGCACATTCCAGAGTCGAGGCTATTATTCAAATGGCCAAAATGGCGGATGAAGCAGGCCTCGATATATTTGGTGTTGGCGAACATCATCGTCTGGATTTTGTAACATCTTCTTATGCCATGCTGCTCGCAGCGATTGCACGCGAAACGAAAAATATTAAACTAACCAGTACCCTATCCGTGATTAGCACAGCGGATCCAGTACGTGTCTATGAAGATTTTGCAACGCTTGATTTATTATCTAACGGACGAACTGAAATTATTGTAGGACGTGGGGCATTTTTAGAATCATTCTCTCTCTTTGGAGAAAGTCTGGATGACTATGATGAATTGTTTGATGAAAAGCTGCATCTGTTTATGAAATTGCAAGAAGAGGAAGTGGTTAGCTGGCAAGGAAAGTTTCGTTCTTCTCTTCAAAATGCACAAATAGCACCTAGACCCGTTCAGAAGAAACTTCCCCTTTGGATTGGGGTGGGAGGTACACCTGCAAGTGCCGTTCGTGCAGGAAGACTTGGAGTAAATATGGCACTTGGCTTGCTAAGCGGTCGTCCAGAATCCAGCAAGCCATTAGTAGACCTTTATTGGCAAGCTGCAAGAGAAGCAGGTCATGATCTAAGCAAGCTAAGGGTTTCAGTGTCGGGGCATTCGTATATCGCGCAAACTGGAGAACAAGCGATTACCGAATTTGTTTCGCACTACAATCAATATTTCGGATACTTTTTAAAGGAGCGTGGTCAACACTTTCGAACGACGGAAGAGGAATTGACGCCTCAGAGAGCAGCAGGACAAATATTGGCAGTCGGTAGTGCAGAAGAATTAGCAGAGAAAATCTTGCATCAGCATGAGCTATTCGGGCATTCACGCTTCATGGGACAATTCGATCTGGGGGGTCAGCCATTATCTCGGGTAGAAAAAGCAATGGATCTACTGGCGAACAAAGTAGCACCAATGGTACGCAGGGCTTTATCGAAGTAA
- a CDS encoding DoxX family protein: protein MEILTYILQGILAIMFLFAGFGKVTGIKMHVEAFNHLRLPQWFRFVTGIVELAGAALLIVGYWASTFATAGALIFAITGVGGILSHIRVKDSFKDTAMIIFLTILSFVVFIHYVSKTDIIMSVL from the coding sequence GTGGAAATATTAACTTATATCTTACAAGGAATCCTTGCAATCATGTTTCTATTTGCAGGATTCGGAAAAGTTACGGGGATCAAGATGCATGTGGAAGCATTTAATCATTTGAGATTGCCCCAATGGTTTCGATTTGTAACTGGGATTGTTGAATTAGCAGGGGCAGCACTTTTAATTGTTGGATATTGGGCTTCAACCTTTGCAACGGCAGGTGCGCTTATATTTGCTATTACAGGTGTAGGCGGCATCCTTTCACATATTCGCGTTAAGGATTCTTTTAAAGATACAGCAATGATTATTTTCTTAACGATTCTATCGTTTGTTGTATTTATTCATTATGTTTCGAAAACAGATATAATAATGTCAGTATTATGA
- a CDS encoding sensor domain-containing protein, with protein MKATEVNAKTPTGKVNWVLFNPKTYATILYLLLSLPLGIIYFTVAITGLALSIALTPIFIGIPLFFGVAKLLDGIVKFEQSMIRQILGLPAAPASYTYNPQSNAGQNWFMRMVRGFDGGLFIRNLLLVIMRFVTGIVFFVIMVTVISLGLGLITLPVVHIILMNEMQLDILEHSLFSYFHIDWTYNQQYMFYVGVGVVLFWIALRIVNGLMQVQRRIMFVDEPYPQAPPTMPLQDQIQASVQSPYVEHPVGQSAPEFMQPAYREL; from the coding sequence ATGAAGGCAACAGAAGTGAATGCCAAAACGCCGACAGGTAAAGTGAACTGGGTGCTTTTCAATCCAAAAACCTATGCAACGATCCTCTATTTATTGCTATCTCTCCCGTTAGGAATTATTTATTTTACAGTAGCGATAACGGGGCTCGCTCTTTCCATTGCTTTAACTCCCATATTTATCGGAATACCCTTGTTTTTTGGAGTAGCTAAGCTGTTGGATGGGATTGTGAAATTTGAACAAAGCATGATTAGACAAATTTTAGGTTTACCGGCTGCTCCTGCTTCGTATACCTACAATCCACAGTCTAATGCCGGGCAGAACTGGTTTATGCGAATGGTGAGAGGTTTTGACGGTGGGCTATTTATTCGAAATCTGCTGCTCGTCATCATGAGATTTGTAACAGGCATTGTATTCTTTGTTATTATGGTAACGGTGATTTCACTAGGACTAGGATTGATTACCCTTCCTGTCGTGCATATTATATTGATGAATGAAATGCAGCTGGATATTTTGGAACATAGTTTGTTCAGTTATTTTCACATCGATTGGACCTATAATCAGCAATATATGTTTTACGTAGGCGTGGGAGTTGTACTTTTTTGGATCGCGCTTCGCATTGTGAATGGGCTCATGCAAGTTCAGCGCAGAATTATGTTTGTAGATGAGCCCTATCCGCAAGCACCGCCGACAATGCCATTGCAAGATCAAATCCAAGCGTCAGTTCAGTCGCCATATGTTGAACACCCGGTGGGTCAATCCGCTCCAGAGTTCATGCAGCCAGCCTATAGAGAGCTTTAA
- a CDS encoding tRNA dihydrouridine synthase, with amino-acid sequence MKGFEFDLMNNFWRDLPRPFFVLAPMEDVTDVVFRHVVSKAGRPDVFFTEFANTESYCHPDGHKSVRGRLMFTEDEQPMVAHIWGDKPEYFRQMSIGMAEMGFKGVDINMGCPVPNVASRGKGSGLILRPDVAAEIIQAAKAGGLPVSVKTRLGYEEIDEWQGWLTHVLKQDIANLSIHLRTRKEMSQVDAHWELIPEIKTLRDEVAPNTLLTINGDIPDRETGLKLAEQYGVDGIMIGRGIFSNPFAFEQEPKEHSPKEYLDLLKLHLDLHDQYIEELPRAMSGLQRFFKVYVKGFRGASELRHQMMSTKSTDEVRALLDNFEKNVEV; translated from the coding sequence ATGAAAGGATTTGAGTTTGATTTGATGAATAATTTTTGGAGGGATCTGCCGCGGCCCTTTTTTGTGCTTGCTCCCATGGAAGATGTGACCGATGTTGTGTTTCGTCATGTGGTGAGCAAAGCGGGCAGACCTGATGTATTTTTTACAGAGTTCGCAAACACGGAGAGTTATTGTCACCCCGATGGGCACAAAAGTGTGCGTGGACGTTTGATGTTTACAGAAGATGAACAGCCTATGGTTGCCCATATTTGGGGAGATAAGCCCGAATATTTCCGGCAAATGAGTATCGGGATGGCAGAAATGGGGTTTAAAGGCGTAGATATTAATATGGGCTGTCCTGTTCCAAATGTGGCATCGAGAGGGAAGGGGAGCGGCCTGATTCTTCGCCCTGATGTCGCAGCAGAAATTATTCAAGCCGCCAAAGCGGGAGGACTGCCTGTAAGTGTAAAAACAAGACTTGGATACGAGGAGATCGACGAGTGGCAGGGGTGGCTAACGCATGTATTAAAACAGGATATTGCGAACCTTTCTATTCATTTGCGAACAAGGAAGGAAATGAGCCAAGTGGATGCGCATTGGGAACTGATTCCGGAAATTAAGACATTACGTGATGAAGTGGCGCCAAATACTCTTCTAACCATTAACGGAGATATTCCTGACCGTGAAACAGGGCTAAAGCTTGCGGAGCAATACGGTGTAGATGGCATTATGATTGGGCGGGGAATATTCAGCAATCCGTTCGCTTTTGAACAAGAACCCAAAGAGCATAGCCCGAAAGAATACCTGGACCTTCTAAAGCTGCATCTGGATCTTCATGATCAATATATCGAAGAGCTGCCACGTGCCATGTCAGGGCTTCAGCGTTTCTTCAAGGTGTATGTCAAAGGCTTCCGCGGGGCTAGTGAATTAAGACATCAAATGATGAGCACCAAGTCAACGGATGAAGTGCGTGCACTGCTCGATAATTTTGAAAAGAATGTTGAAGTGTGA
- a CDS encoding excinuclease ABC subunit UvrA translates to MSEIKDEIILRGLKENNLKNIDLNIPKEKIIVFTGLSGSGKSSVVFDTLATESRRQMTLNYPLYVRNQMPRYERPQADLMQNLSPVVVVEQRPIGGNSRSTVGTFMDIHPLIRLLFSRIGEPAIGSASDFSSQSSFGRCSQCGGFGEVITPDVNKMIDYDKSLRDYAVKFKPLSPSGWQGRWMMTGGLFDPDKPIKDYSEEERRLLLYGPPEGEKVFAPFHTKNGPQPHEWDGLLPRFTRLYIHRDVTKLKEVSQDDVLAVSTHALCPTCQGSGLNPKVLECKINGLNIAEYDQLELTELLGELKNINGPMGESIALQAIPLIQQLVDMGLGYLSLSRKMGTLSGGEAQRVKIARHLGSSLNNITYIFDEPSAGLHPEEVDMLIQMLQSIKEQHNTVIVIEHDLSVIKAADEIIEMGPGAGVHGGEVVYQGKLEGLENSSAATNLNYSLNINKNPRDIKGHFTIKNASHNNLKNISVNIPKNVLVAICGVSGSGKSSLMLEAFAESYPETIMVGQGSIGVSSRSTLATYMGIMDDIRSIFSKETGQPAGLFSFNSLGACPVCEGKGVITPDVAFADPVTIPCEACAGTRYSDEALSYRYQDKNIVEILGLTIDEAMTYFRMPKIIKRVNTLKDVGLGYLTLGQTTSSLSGGEIQRLKLASHLQKEGQIYLLDEPSLGLHTKDNGKLLDVFQTLVNRGNSVIIIEHNLDFIAVSDWVIELGPEGGKQGGHIVFEGRPEEMLRAETWTAKWLKLTSN, encoded by the coding sequence ATGTCAGAAATAAAAGATGAGATCATTTTAAGAGGGCTTAAAGAAAATAATCTGAAAAATATAGATTTAAACATACCCAAAGAAAAAATCATCGTATTTACGGGTCTTTCAGGCTCAGGCAAGAGCTCCGTTGTATTCGATACATTAGCAACGGAAAGCCGAAGACAAATGACCTTGAACTATCCCCTCTATGTCAGGAATCAAATGCCAAGATATGAAAGACCTCAAGCCGATCTGATGCAAAATTTAAGCCCGGTTGTCGTTGTCGAACAAAGGCCTATAGGGGGCAATTCCCGCTCAACCGTCGGCACTTTTATGGATATCCATCCATTGATTAGACTTTTGTTCTCCAGAATAGGAGAGCCAGCCATAGGTTCTGCTAGTGATTTCTCAAGTCAAAGCTCCTTTGGCAGATGCTCGCAATGTGGTGGATTTGGGGAGGTTATCACACCCGATGTAAATAAGATGATCGATTACGATAAGTCGCTTCGAGATTATGCCGTGAAATTTAAGCCATTATCACCGTCCGGTTGGCAAGGCAGATGGATGATGACCGGCGGATTATTCGATCCGGATAAACCCATTAAGGACTACTCCGAAGAAGAGCGTCGCCTGCTGCTGTATGGACCCCCGGAAGGGGAAAAAGTCTTTGCGCCGTTTCACACGAAGAACGGGCCTCAACCCCATGAGTGGGACGGGTTATTGCCCAGGTTTACACGTCTTTATATCCATAGAGATGTCACTAAGCTCAAAGAAGTATCCCAAGATGACGTCCTGGCTGTATCCACACATGCATTGTGCCCAACCTGCCAAGGTTCCGGCCTGAACCCCAAGGTGTTGGAATGTAAAATAAACGGTTTAAATATAGCAGAATACGATCAATTAGAGCTGACAGAATTACTCGGGGAACTAAAGAACATCAATGGCCCAATGGGGGAATCGATTGCGCTCCAAGCGATTCCACTGATCCAACAACTAGTGGACATGGGATTAGGTTATTTGAGCCTTTCCAGAAAAATGGGCACGCTGTCCGGCGGCGAGGCGCAAAGAGTAAAAATCGCTCGTCATTTAGGGAGCAGTCTGAACAATATCACATACATATTCGACGAACCGAGTGCAGGACTTCATCCAGAAGAAGTGGACATGTTAATACAGATGCTGCAAAGTATCAAAGAACAACATAATACGGTCATCGTCATTGAGCACGATCTGTCCGTCATTAAAGCAGCGGATGAAATCATTGAGATGGGGCCAGGAGCAGGTGTACATGGAGGAGAAGTGGTCTATCAAGGAAAATTGGAAGGACTAGAAAACTCTTCTGCTGCAACCAACCTAAACTACAGCCTCAACATAAACAAAAATCCAAGAGATATCAAAGGTCATTTTACAATAAAAAATGCAAGTCACAATAACTTAAAAAATATAAGCGTAAACATTCCTAAAAATGTCCTGGTCGCTATATGTGGAGTATCTGGATCAGGTAAAAGCTCCTTAATGCTGGAAGCATTCGCGGAAAGTTATCCAGAAACGATCATGGTAGGGCAAGGCAGTATAGGAGTTTCGAGCCGTTCGACACTAGCTACCTATATGGGAATCATGGATGATATTCGCTCCATATTTTCGAAAGAAACAGGACAACCAGCAGGTTTGTTCAGCTTTAATTCCTTAGGAGCATGTCCTGTCTGCGAAGGAAAAGGAGTGATCACGCCAGACGTTGCATTTGCAGATCCGGTGACTATCCCCTGTGAAGCATGTGCGGGTACGAGATATTCAGATGAGGCGCTGTCATACCGGTATCAAGATAAAAATATTGTAGAAATTTTAGGTTTAACGATCGATGAGGCTATGACCTATTTTCGAATGCCAAAGATCATCAAAAGAGTGAACACGTTAAAAGACGTAGGATTAGGGTATCTAACCTTAGGACAGACGACAAGCTCACTGAGCGGAGGAGAAATTCAGCGTCTAAAACTTGCAAGCCACTTGCAAAAAGAAGGCCAAATCTACCTATTGGACGAGCCATCCTTAGGACTGCATACGAAAGATAATGGAAAACTGCTAGACGTATTTCAAACGCTTGTAAACAGAGGCAATTCCGTGATCATCATCGAACATAATTTAGACTTTATAGCAGTGAGCGACTGGGTCATCGAACTCGGTCCAGAAGGAGGAAAACAAGGAGGACATATTGTATTCGAAGGCAGACCAGAAGAGATGCTGCGTGCAGAGACATGGACAGCGAAATGGTTAAAGTTGACCTCCAATTAG
- a CDS encoding GNAT family N-acetyltransferase — translation MNQSSTGTFIRNFEHRDMPLLGELYQSVIAKENAIFWWVGDEDHWGNVYCAFEDGKMVAKGQVGIINVIPPGRSKENNHSIYINLKTIPEREHDMDLLDNVYQYLYIRANQLKETLPEEYGTILCVGNDSTETANNQYFIQKGYQRLNSLYGMNRDLNEPIPELKLQEEFQFSHWKMETSDEEKEYLDLDAEIWPDTPIGLHRLSENKNNKLWTSMVIRQRGTIVGGLMAWQEADHGVIEDVFVREPWRKRGIAKYLLTQALKYLKANQLQSVSLMVLTTNKSALALYESVGFCVDKEEVRYFTELN, via the coding sequence TTGAACCAGTCATCAACCGGAACATTCATACGTAATTTCGAACATAGAGATATGCCTTTGCTTGGCGAGTTGTACCAATCCGTAATAGCAAAAGAAAACGCAATATTTTGGTGGGTTGGGGACGAAGATCATTGGGGAAATGTTTACTGTGCATTTGAAGATGGGAAAATGGTTGCTAAGGGGCAAGTTGGCATTATTAACGTTATACCTCCCGGTCGTTCAAAAGAAAATAATCACTCCATATATATTAATCTGAAAACCATTCCCGAAAGAGAACATGACATGGATTTGCTCGACAACGTCTATCAGTATCTTTACATAAGAGCAAATCAATTAAAGGAAACATTGCCTGAAGAATATGGAACAATACTTTGTGTTGGTAATGATTCAACCGAAACAGCAAACAATCAGTATTTTATCCAAAAAGGATATCAACGTCTGAATAGTTTATATGGCATGAATCGAGATTTGAATGAACCGATTCCTGAGTTAAAGCTGCAAGAAGAGTTTCAATTCTCACACTGGAAGATGGAGACATCTGATGAAGAAAAAGAATACCTTGATCTAGATGCTGAAATTTGGCCTGACACGCCAATAGGTCTTCATCGGCTATCTGAAAACAAAAATAACAAACTATGGACATCTATGGTCATACGTCAAAGAGGCACAATTGTTGGCGGGCTGATGGCATGGCAGGAAGCAGACCACGGTGTAATAGAGGATGTTTTCGTCCGCGAGCCCTGGAGAAAGCGTGGCATTGCCAAGTACTTGCTTACACAAGCTCTGAAGTATCTCAAAGCTAATCAGTTGCAATCCGTTAGCCTCATGGTACTAACTACGAATAAATCCGCTTTGGCTCTATACGAATCGGTTGGGTTCTGCGTGGATAAAGAAGAAGTAAGGTACTTTACAGAGCTAAATTAG